In a single window of the Papaver somniferum cultivar HN1 chromosome 8, ASM357369v1, whole genome shotgun sequence genome:
- the LOC113301475 gene encoding bifunctional dethiobiotin synthetase/7,8-diamino-pelargonic acid aminotransferase, mitochondrial-like isoform X2, producing the protein MEWFDESQNVFKSLSEIMQSSYSERLRRLQNMPKKAQNIFWWPFTQHGLVPEENVTVIDSRCGENFAVHKAKNHDLITQQFDACASWWTQGPDATLQVELARDMGYSAARFGHVMFPENVYEPALRCAELLLEGVGRGWASRTFFSDNGSTAIEIALKMAFRKFSSDHGILLDLCNGNMVEKHIEFKVLALNGSYHGDTLGAMEAQAPSSYTGFLQQPWYRGRGVFLDPPTVFIHSRTWNLSLPKSLQFDKRKPVNMTFSSQSELFCGTRDVSDLGRSYSAYISEQLSQLLESGSSAHIGALILEPVIHAAGGMHMIDPLFQRILVNECQSRRIPVIFDEVFTGFWRLGIESAAGLLGCLPDIACYGKLMTGGMIPLAAILASDAVFNAFKGDSKLMALLHGHSYSAHAMGCTAAVKAIQWFKDPLTNLNITSEGRQMRELWDAEIASQISSHPGVKRVVMLGTLFALELEAQGSDVGYASMYAISLLRSLREDGIYMRPLGNVIYLMCGPCTSPRICAELLNKLYRGLQEFDQTKKERMQYFC; encoded by the exons ATGGAATGGTTTGATGAATCACAAAATGTATTCAAGTCACTCTCAGAGATAATGCAATCTTCTTACTCAGAAAGGTTAAGGAGATTACAAAACATGCCAAAGAAGGCGCAAAACATTTTCTGGTGGCCATTTACTCAGCACGGACTTGTTCCTGAAGAAAATGTTACAGTAATAGATTCACGTTGTGGAGAGAATTTTGCGGTCCATAAG GCTAAGAATCATGATCTTATTACTCAACAATTTGACGCATGTGCTAGTTGGTGGACTCAAGGACCGGATGCCACTTTACAG GTTGAGCTTGCAAGAGATATGGGTTACTCTGCTGCTAGATTTGGACATGTAATGTTTCCTGAGAATGTCTATGAGCCAGCTCTGCGGTGCGCAGAGCTTTTGCTTGAAGGTGTTGGTAGAG GTTGGGCTTCTCGAACGTTCTTCTCTGATAATGGATCCACTGCAATTGAAATTGCTCTCAAAATGGCGTTTCGAAAGTTTTCATCAGATCATGGTATCCTTTTGGATTTGTGCAATGGTAACATGGTTGAAAAGCATATAGAGTTCAAG GTCTTAGCCCTTAATGGATCTTATCATGGTGATACATTGGGTGCCATGGAAGCACAGGCCCCATCATCATATACAGGATTTCTCCAGCAACCATG GTACAGAGGAAGGGGAGTTTTTCTGGACCCTCCAACAGTATTTATTCACAGCAGGACCTGGAATTTATCTTTACCTAAATCACTGCAGTTTGACAAACGTAAACCTGTAAACATGA CCTTCAGCTCGCAAAGTGAGCTGTTCTGTGGGACACGGGATGTTTCAGATCTTGGTAGAAGTTATTCAGCATATATTTCCGAACAACTATCACAGCTTTTAGAATCTGGAAGTTCTGCGCATATTGGAGCTCTAATACTTGAGCCAG TTATACATGCTGCTGGTGGAATGCATATGATTGATCCACTTTTTCAAAGAATCCTTGTTAATGAGTGTCAAAGTCGACGTATCCCTGTTATCTTTGACGAGGTTTTTACTGGTTTTTGGCGCCTTGGAATCGAG TCGGCAGCAGGATTACTTGGTTGTTTACCAGATATAGCATGCTATGGGAAGCTGATGACTGGTGGGATGATACCATTAGCTGCTATATTGGCCTCGGATGCTGTATTCAATGCATTTAAAGGGGACTCTAAG ttaATGGCCCTTTTGCATGGGCACTCTTACTCTGCACATGCTATGGGTTGCACAGCAGCTGTCAAAGCAATTCAATGGTTCAAGGATCCTTTGACAAACCTCAATATTACCAGTGAAGGAAGGCAGATGAGAGAG TTATGGGATGCCGAGATTGCGAGCCAGATATCATCACATCCTGGGGTAAAAAGAGTGGTAATGTTGGGAACTCTTTTCGCCCTAGAACTCGAAGCACAAGGCAGTGATGTTGG GTATGCTTCAATGTATGCCATTTCTCTTCTGCGCAGCCTCCGTGAAGATGGCATCTACATGAGGCCTCTAGGCAATGTTATTTATCTAATGTGTGGACCATGCACATCTCCTCGTATCTGCGCCGAACTGCTCAACAAACTTTATAGAGGTTTGCAGGAGTTCGACCAAACTAAGAAGGAAAGAATGCAATATTTCTGCTGA
- the LOC113301475 gene encoding bifunctional dethiobiotin synthetase/7,8-diamino-pelargonic acid aminotransferase, mitochondrial-like isoform X1, which translates to MSVFSNLLNQTQSKKLFNSSFHLHRCISFSSLSTATTIPSSLDVNLSHPIYMIWGSNTGVGKTLVSTGLATSILSSSCSEKQVKFNYIKPVQTGFPLDSDSRFVYRKISEFFVNRKPEFSLLASNQGLKASVPAWKEISGVDLENEGVENSGGLKDLCWFEERRIEGIEKDGLGAQLVCKTICGWKEAISPHLAVQREGGDVEDSWLLDSLQKNLVDGGNDDDGKRFWTIVETAGGVASPGPSGSLQCDLYRPFRLPAILVGDGRLGGISGTISAYESLKLRGYDVAAIIIEDHGLLNEESLISYLRNSVPVLVLPSVPRDQSNNLMEWFDESQNVFKSLSEIMQSSYSERLRRLQNMPKKAQNIFWWPFTQHGLVPEENVTVIDSRCGENFAVHKAKNHDLITQQFDACASWWTQGPDATLQVELARDMGYSAARFGHVMFPENVYEPALRCAELLLEGVGRGWASRTFFSDNGSTAIEIALKMAFRKFSSDHGILLDLCNGNMVEKHIEFKVLALNGSYHGDTLGAMEAQAPSSYTGFLQQPWYRGRGVFLDPPTVFIHSRTWNLSLPKSLQFDKRKPVNMTFSSQSELFCGTRDVSDLGRSYSAYISEQLSQLLESGSSAHIGALILEPVIHAAGGMHMIDPLFQRILVNECQSRRIPVIFDEVFTGFWRLGIESAAGLLGCLPDIACYGKLMTGGMIPLAAILASDAVFNAFKGDSKLMALLHGHSYSAHAMGCTAAVKAIQWFKDPLTNLNITSEGRQMRELWDAEIASQISSHPGVKRVVMLGTLFALELEAQGSDVGYASMYAISLLRSLREDGIYMRPLGNVIYLMCGPCTSPRICAELLNKLYRGLQEFDQTKKERMQYFC; encoded by the exons ATGTCAGTATTTTCTAATCTATTAAATCAAACCCAAAGCAAGAAACTATTCAATTCATCATTTCATCTACACAGATGTATTTCATTCTCATCTCTGTCTACAGCTACAACAATACCATCGTCACTAGACGTAAATCTTTCACATCCTATTTACATGATATGGGGTTCAAATACTGGTGTTGGTAAAACCCTAGTTTCAACAGGTTTAGCTACTTCAATCTTATCATCATCATGttcagaaaaacaagttaaaTTCAATTACATTAAACCAGTTCAAACAGGTTTTCCGTTAGACTCAGATTCTCGTTTCGTTTATCGTAAAATTTCAGAGTTTTTTGTTAATCGAAAACCCGAGTTTAGTTTATTAGCTTCTAATCAAGGTTTGAAAGCTTCGGTTCCTGCGTGGAAAGAAATCTCCGGTGTTGATTTGGAGAATGAGGGTGTGGAGAATAGTGGTGGATTAAAagatttatgttggtttgaaGAGAGAAGAATTGAAGGGATTGAGAAGGATGGTTTGGGGGCTCAATTGGTTTGTAAGACTATCTGTGGTTGGAAAGAGGCGATTTCTCCTCATCTTGCTGTGCAAAGAGAAGGTGGGGATGTGGAAGATTCATGGTTGCTGGATTCTTTGCAGAAGAATCTGGTTGATggtggtaatgatgatgatgggaAAAGgttttggactatagttgaaactgCTGGGGGTGTTGCAAGTCCAGGTCCTTCGGGTTCTCTACAATGCGATTTATATAG GCCTTTCAGGTTACCTGCTATTCTTGTTGGGGATGGACGTTTAGGTGGTATTTCTGGAACAATTTCCGCCTATGAGAGCTTGAAACTCAGAGGTTATGATGTTGCTGCCATCATTATTGAAGATCATGGTCTACTAAACGAGGAGTCATTGATATCTTATCTACGAAATAG TGTTCCTGTGCTTGTGCTGCCATCTGTTCCACGAGATCAGTCGAATAACCTCATGGAATGGTTTGATGAATCACAAAATGTATTCAAGTCACTCTCAGAGATAATGCAATCTTCTTACTCAGAAAGGTTAAGGAGATTACAAAACATGCCAAAGAAGGCGCAAAACATTTTCTGGTGGCCATTTACTCAGCACGGACTTGTTCCTGAAGAAAATGTTACAGTAATAGATTCACGTTGTGGAGAGAATTTTGCGGTCCATAAG GCTAAGAATCATGATCTTATTACTCAACAATTTGACGCATGTGCTAGTTGGTGGACTCAAGGACCGGATGCCACTTTACAG GTTGAGCTTGCAAGAGATATGGGTTACTCTGCTGCTAGATTTGGACATGTAATGTTTCCTGAGAATGTCTATGAGCCAGCTCTGCGGTGCGCAGAGCTTTTGCTTGAAGGTGTTGGTAGAG GTTGGGCTTCTCGAACGTTCTTCTCTGATAATGGATCCACTGCAATTGAAATTGCTCTCAAAATGGCGTTTCGAAAGTTTTCATCAGATCATGGTATCCTTTTGGATTTGTGCAATGGTAACATGGTTGAAAAGCATATAGAGTTCAAG GTCTTAGCCCTTAATGGATCTTATCATGGTGATACATTGGGTGCCATGGAAGCACAGGCCCCATCATCATATACAGGATTTCTCCAGCAACCATG GTACAGAGGAAGGGGAGTTTTTCTGGACCCTCCAACAGTATTTATTCACAGCAGGACCTGGAATTTATCTTTACCTAAATCACTGCAGTTTGACAAACGTAAACCTGTAAACATGA CCTTCAGCTCGCAAAGTGAGCTGTTCTGTGGGACACGGGATGTTTCAGATCTTGGTAGAAGTTATTCAGCATATATTTCCGAACAACTATCACAGCTTTTAGAATCTGGAAGTTCTGCGCATATTGGAGCTCTAATACTTGAGCCAG TTATACATGCTGCTGGTGGAATGCATATGATTGATCCACTTTTTCAAAGAATCCTTGTTAATGAGTGTCAAAGTCGACGTATCCCTGTTATCTTTGACGAGGTTTTTACTGGTTTTTGGCGCCTTGGAATCGAG TCGGCAGCAGGATTACTTGGTTGTTTACCAGATATAGCATGCTATGGGAAGCTGATGACTGGTGGGATGATACCATTAGCTGCTATATTGGCCTCGGATGCTGTATTCAATGCATTTAAAGGGGACTCTAAG ttaATGGCCCTTTTGCATGGGCACTCTTACTCTGCACATGCTATGGGTTGCACAGCAGCTGTCAAAGCAATTCAATGGTTCAAGGATCCTTTGACAAACCTCAATATTACCAGTGAAGGAAGGCAGATGAGAGAG TTATGGGATGCCGAGATTGCGAGCCAGATATCATCACATCCTGGGGTAAAAAGAGTGGTAATGTTGGGAACTCTTTTCGCCCTAGAACTCGAAGCACAAGGCAGTGATGTTGG GTATGCTTCAATGTATGCCATTTCTCTTCTGCGCAGCCTCCGTGAAGATGGCATCTACATGAGGCCTCTAGGCAATGTTATTTATCTAATGTGTGGACCATGCACATCTCCTCGTATCTGCGCCGAACTGCTCAACAAACTTTATAGAGGTTTGCAGGAGTTCGACCAAACTAAGAAGGAAAGAATGCAATATTTCTGCTGA